The DNA segment AAATCAATAAAAGGTATTGTTCCTCCAAATAAAATAGCGAGTGCTTTTCATAAGCTAAGTCAGGAATTGAAAAATGAACTCGATATTATTTTAAAATCCAGTAGAAATGGAATTATTGTTTTAAACAAAGAAGGTAAAATAAAAATCATTAATGAAGCTGCATCCAATATTTTACAGACAAAAATTAATGAGGCTATTGGTCAGGATGCTAGAAATATTTTAGTGGATGATGGATTATTAAAAGTTTTAGAAACTGGCGAAGCACAAATTGCTAAAAAATTCAAAATAAATGACACCGATGTTATAAGCAATAGAACTCCTATGATTAATAATGGAGAAATTATTGGGGCAATAGGTATTTTCCAGGATATATCAGACCTAGAATCTATTTCTGATGAACTTGCTTACACAAAAAATTTAAATAGAGAATTAGATACTATAATTGAAGGAATTTCTGATGGTTTATACATTACTGATGGTGATGGTTACACCACTCGCATTAATAGTACTTATGAAAAAATAACCGGTATTAAAGCTGAAGAAGTAATGGGTAAGCATATGAAAGAATTAGTTGAAGAAGGATATTATTCTGAATCCGTTACTCTGCATGTACTTGAAGAAAAAAAACCGGTAACAATTAGTCATGAAATAAAAACTGGAAAAGAAGTCATGGTTACAGGGACTCCGGTTTTTAATGACAATGATGAAATAATTCGGGTTGTCACTACTGTCAGAGATATGGAAGCTCTCAGTAAAATGAAAAAAGAACTACAAAAAAGTAAAAAACTAAATACAAAATACTATAATGAAATAGAACAATTAAGATCACAACAGTTAGAACTTGATGATTTTGTGATACACAGCAAGAAAATGCAAGAAATAATTGAATCAGCTATAAGATCAGGACAATTTAACTCTACTGTACTCATCAAAGGAGAATCTGGAGTTGGAAAAGAAATTATAGCAAAAACTATTCACAAATCCAGTCAGGCAGAAGAAAAAACTGGGTCTTTAATAAAAGTAAATTGTGGAGCTATACCTGAAAATCTACTTGAATCAGAGTTGTTTGGTTATGAAAAAGGAGCTTTTACCGGTGCAAAAAAGCAGGGTAAACCTGGTATGTTTGAACTTGCCGAAAATGGAACTCTTTTCTTAGATGAAATTGGTGAACTTCCTTTAAAATTACAGGTTAAATTATTAAGAGCTTTACAGGAAAGAGAAATTATCAGAGTTGGAGGAACTGAACATATAAAGATTAATACCAGAATAATAGCTGCTACAAACCAAAATTTAGAAAACCTAATCGAAGCAGATAAATTTAGAAAAGATCTTTATTATAGATTAAATGTTATTCCAATAAACATACCACCTTTAAGAAAAAGAAAATCAGATATTGGTCCGCTCTGCCGCTTCTTTTTAAATAAATTTAATAAAAGATTTAAGACTAACAAAAAATTATCTTTAGATTTAATTGATTTACTTGAAAATTATGACTGGCCAGGTAATGTTAGACAATTAAAAAATATAATAGAACGTTTGGTAGTCATGGTAGAAGAAGATATTATATCTATTAAACATTTACCTTCTGACCTTAAAAATGACCTTAATATTGATTGTGGTCCAAATTCAATAAAAATAAATAATACTTTTGATTTAAAAACAGCAGTAAATAATCTCGAAAAAGAAATTATAAAAAATGCAATGGAAATGGCAGAAACAACACGTGAAATTTCTTCTTTAATCGGGGTCAGTCAACCAACTGTAGTTAGGAAAATAAATAAATACAATCTCAAATAATTTTTAAGGATGGGTAGAACCCATCCTTATTTATTAACTATTTACAGCAACAAACCCTAATACTGCTGTATTAAACTCATCAGTTTTTTCATAACAAGAAGCATGCCCGGCATCATTTATTATTAGCATTTTTGCATTATCTATTTCTTTTTGCATTTTTTTCATTTTTTCAACTGGTGTTAAAATATCTCTACTTCCACCAATTAACAAAGTAGGAGATTTTATTTTTGATAGTTGATCCCAAACATCAAAGTCCTTAGAACTTTTTGAAAGCCTTATTAAAGCCTCAAACCATTCCTTAGATAAAGCTTCAGATAATTGATCCTCTCTTTCATCAAGCCATTCTTTCTGATGATTATAAAAATGATCTGAATAGATAAATGGCATACTGAATTTGAAAAATTTCCTGCCATCATTTAATTTGGATGCTTCCTCCCAAACTTCACTGGCTGCTTTTAAATATTCAGGTACTTTACCAACTGTATTACTTAATATTAAGGTTTTTACCATATCAGAATATTTTAATTCAAATAAAGTTGCAACCATTGCTCCATACGAAATACCTACAATATGAGCACTTTCTATCTCTAAATATTCTAAGAGTCCTTTTAAATCTTCCACATGAATACTTACATCATAATCTTCAGGATATTTACTGGATAAACCTTGATCCCTAAAATCCACTCGTAAAAATTTATAATTATTTTTAGTATATACGGGAACAAAATCAACCCAACTGGCAGTGCTCATCATTATACCATTCAAAATTACAATAGTTTCATCACCTTTACCATCAAGTTCATAATTGATTTCTATATTATTTATATTTGCTTTAGGCATTTATATCTACCCCTGATTCTAGTTTAATAAATTTTAGTTACATAATTGTAACATTATTATAATTTTATTATTTTTTCTCTCTAAAAATATCCTTTGGAAAATAATCAGGTTTTTGAACTATTTTATGTTCTGCCTGAATATAGCGTACAGTTCCAGTTTTACTTCTCATCACTATTGACTGAGTTGCAGCTTGAGTTCCAGAATACATAACTCCTTTTAATAATTCACCATCTGTAATTCCAGTTACTGCAAACATCGTATCATTTCCACTTGCTAAATCATCGGTGAAAAGCAATCTTTCTGGATTTTCAATTCCGTATTCTTTTGCTTCTTGATAGTCTTCTTCATTACGCAATTTTAATCTTGCCTGTATTTCTCCTCCAAGACATTTTAGGGCAGCAGCTGTTAAAACACCTTCAGTTGCTCCACCAATTCCCATTAAAATATCAACACCAGTGTTATCCATACCAGTTGCTATACCACCAGCTACATCACCATCACTAATAAGTTTTATTCTTGCACCAACTTCTCTAATATCGCTAATTAACTCATCATGTCGAGGACGATCAAGTACAATAACTGTCAAATCTCTAACATCTTTATTTAAAGCATCAGCAACATTATAAAGATTATCAGCTACACTTGCATCAAGATCAATTTTTCCTTCAGCTTTTGGTCCAACTGCAATTTTTT comes from the Halanaerobiales bacterium genome and includes:
- a CDS encoding alpha/beta hydrolase encodes the protein MPKANINNIEINYELDGKGDETIVILNGIMMSTASWVDFVPVYTKNNYKFLRVDFRDQGLSSKYPEDYDVSIHVEDLKGLLEYLEIESAHIVGISYGAMVATLFELKYSDMVKTLILSNTVGKVPEYLKAASEVWEEASKLNDGRKFFKFSMPFIYSDHFYNHQKEWLDEREDQLSEALSKEWFEALIRLSKSSKDFDVWDQLSKIKSPTLLIGGSRDILTPVEKMKKMQKEIDNAKMLIINDAGHASCYEKTDEFNTAVLGFVAVNS
- the glpX gene encoding class II fructose-bisphosphatase, translated to MQRELAIEIVRVTEAAALSAAPWMGKGRKKSADKAAVDAMRATFETVNINGKVVIGEGKKDEAPRLYIGEEIGSNQTGPKLDIAVDPVEGTSLVAKGLPNALALLAVAEEGTLFQAPDTYMEKIAVGPKAEGKIDLDASVADNLYNVADALNKDVRDLTVIVLDRPRHDELISDIREVGARIKLISDGDVAGGIATGMDNTGVDILMGIGGATEGVLTAAALKCLGGEIQARLKLRNEEDYQEAKEYGIENPERLLFTDDLASGNDTMFAVTGITDGELLKGVMYSGTQAATQSIVMRSKTGTVRYIQAEHKIVQKPDYFPKDIFREKK
- a CDS encoding sigma 54-interacting transcriptional regulator, translated to MKFKEFMIENFPIYDLNKSIEENLNNSLNYNYEYIPVKDNSNKFLGLITKNDLLKIHFNSKKNTITDISKYIINENAKVEQNQKIKSLDKIPKYPLVVINKNKSIKGIVPPNKIASAFHKLSQELKNELDIILKSSRNGIIVLNKEGKIKIINEAASNILQTKINEAIGQDARNILVDDGLLKVLETGEAQIAKKFKINDTDVISNRTPMINNGEIIGAIGIFQDISDLESISDELAYTKNLNRELDTIIEGISDGLYITDGDGYTTRINSTYEKITGIKAEEVMGKHMKELVEEGYYSESVTLHVLEEKKPVTISHEIKTGKEVMVTGTPVFNDNDEIIRVVTTVRDMEALSKMKKELQKSKKLNTKYYNEIEQLRSQQLELDDFVIHSKKMQEIIESAIRSGQFNSTVLIKGESGVGKEIIAKTIHKSSQAEEKTGSLIKVNCGAIPENLLESELFGYEKGAFTGAKKQGKPGMFELAENGTLFLDEIGELPLKLQVKLLRALQEREIIRVGGTEHIKINTRIIAATNQNLENLIEADKFRKDLYYRLNVIPINIPPLRKRKSDIGPLCRFFLNKFNKRFKTNKKLSLDLIDLLENYDWPGNVRQLKNIIERLVVMVEEDIISIKHLPSDLKNDLNIDCGPNSIKINNTFDLKTAVNNLEKEIIKNAMEMAETTREISSLIGVSQPTVVRKINKYNLK